One segment of Brassica napus cultivar Da-Ae chromosome C3, Da-Ae, whole genome shotgun sequence DNA contains the following:
- the LOC125584441 gene encoding extradiol ring-cleavage dioxygenase-like → MAKEEPARGPGPCELASGRDWVLRHRPEFEAGLAGKACAVLDQTQDWLDVYRGTRGAPPKTISSSSNGDRNGDWSSPRNTVLRNSTIHDFYGFPDPMYKLKYEAPGAIELGKRVKELLMGEGGMKRVDEDKNRGLDHGAWVPLMLMYPEADIPVCQLSVQSSQSGTYHYNMGKALAPLKDEGVLIIGSGSATHNLRKLDFYITNGSAVPWALAFDYWLRDSLLQGRYELQLQIFIYIYISWLVLQESLIVRIMCVIEQTSAMFTGQLGNRRA, encoded by the exons ATGGCAAAAGAAGAACCTGCCCGCGGGCCAGGCCCGTGTGAACTTGCTTCGGGTCGGGATTGGGTTCTAAGACACAGGCCCGAATTTGAAGCGGGCCTCGCGGGTAAGGCTTGTGCGGTATTGGACCAGACGCAGGATTGGCTCGATGTGTACCGCGGGACGCGCGGGGCTCCGCCAAAGACGATCTCTTCCAGCTCGAACGGTGATAGAAATGGCGATTGGTCATCTCCGCGAAACACTGTTCTCCGCAATTCCACCATCCACGACTTCTATGGCTTCCCTGATCCCATGTACAAg CTGAAATATGAAGCACCTGGAGCTATTGAATTGGGGAAGAGGGTAAAAGAATTGTTAATGGGAGAAGGAGGAATGAAACGTGTTGATGAAGATAAAAACAGAGGACTGGATCATGGAGCTTGGGTTCCTCTTATGCTGATGTATCCAGAGGCGGACATACCTGTTTGCCAGCTCTCTGTTCAATCATCTCAAAGTGGGACTTACCATTACAACATGGGCAAAGCATTGGCTCCACTTAAAGACGAAGGTGTTCTTATCATTGGATCAGGAAGTGCCACTCACAACTTGAGGAAGCTTGACTTTTATATAACTAATGGCTCAGCTGTTCCTTGGGCTTTAGCGTTTGATTATTGGCTCAGAGATTCTCTTCTTCAAGGAAGGTATGAACTAcagttacaaatttttatttatatatatatttcttggtTAGTGTTACAAGAATCATTGATTGTACGTATTATGTGTGTTATAGAGCAAACCTCTGCTATGTTTACAGGGCAGCTGGGAAACAGGAGAGCATAA